In Candidatus Tectomicrobia bacterium, a genomic segment contains:
- a CDS encoding aminopeptidase P family protein has protein sequence MPLDFLQKEHYQSPRRVYSQTGSDWQRRVDFDKMRRDRLDRAKAMMEKHNLDAIIMFKGENVRYTCSVFQGNWKNNIFIRYAVLCRGAKTPVLFETAGSDLECARIDAPWLEGNIRPAITWKWSETAEQMMVNRMADSVIDVLKEHKVDYQKGRIGIDIMDIQAFNAFTEKGVNLVNAWGAMSEARVIKTPEEIECLKISSTIGDTCMWMIKNEWLKPGVRECDITAAVNDLLYREGFDFVYDIIVASGGNTSPYRRWHTDKMVRAGDLMIVDINAIGPGGYFVDYVRCFKCAGDWTKRERELYREVYDSMYAGLAELKPGKTTKDVASKFPVYADDKYGTVTLQQFAHSIGLDLYEGMWISRAYSLDYPVEIKENMYFAIETFAGHPGLPQTVRLEENVLVGPDGPIIFTGMEHYDECIKDSPYYDFSNKSRGEARNG, from the coding sequence ATGCCGCTCGATTTCTTGCAGAAGGAGCATTACCAGTCGCCCCGCCGCGTGTACAGCCAGACGGGCAGCGACTGGCAGCGGCGCGTGGACTTCGACAAGATGCGCAGGGACCGGCTCGACCGCGCGAAGGCGATGATGGAGAAGCACAACCTCGACGCGATCATCATGTTCAAGGGCGAGAACGTCCGCTACACCTGCTCGGTCTTCCAGGGCAACTGGAAGAACAACATCTTCATCCGCTACGCGGTGCTCTGCCGCGGCGCCAAGACCCCGGTGCTCTTCGAGACGGCCGGCTCGGACCTCGAGTGCGCCCGCATCGACGCCCCCTGGCTCGAGGGCAACATCCGCCCCGCCATCACCTGGAAGTGGTCCGAGACGGCCGAGCAGATGATGGTGAACCGCATGGCGGACTCCGTCATCGACGTGCTCAAGGAGCACAAGGTCGACTACCAGAAGGGCCGCATCGGCATCGACATCATGGACATCCAGGCCTTCAACGCCTTCACCGAGAAGGGCGTGAACCTGGTGAACGCCTGGGGCGCCATGAGCGAGGCCCGCGTCATCAAGACGCCCGAGGAGATCGAGTGCCTCAAGATCAGCTCGACCATCGGCGACACCTGCATGTGGATGATCAAGAACGAGTGGCTGAAGCCCGGCGTGCGCGAATGCGACATCACCGCGGCGGTGAACGATCTGCTCTACCGCGAGGGCTTCGACTTCGTGTACGACATCATCGTGGCCTCGGGCGGCAACACCAGCCCCTACCGCCGCTGGCACACCGATAAGATGGTCCGCGCCGGGGACCTCATGATCGTGGACATCAACGCCATCGGGCCCGGCGGCTACTTCGTGGACTACGTGCGCTGCTTCAAGTGCGCGGGCGACTGGACGAAGCGCGAGCGGGAGCTCTACCGCGAGGTGTACGACTCGATGTACGCGGGCCTCGCCGAGCTCAAGCCCGGCAAGACCACGAAGGACGTGGCGTCCAAGTTCCCCGTGTACGCCGACGACAAGTACGGCACCGTGACGCTCCAGCAGTTCGCCCACTCGATCGGCCTCGACCTCTACGAGGGCATGTGGATCAGCCGCGCCTACAGCCTGGACTACCCGGTCGAGATCAAGGAGAACATGTACTTCGCCATCGAGACCTTCGCCGGGCACCCGGGCCTGCCGCAGACGGTGCGCCTGGAGGAGAACGTCCTCGTCGGCCCCGACGGCCCGATCATCTTCACCGGCATGGAGCACTACGACGAGTGCATCAAGGACTCGCCCTACTACGACTTCTCGAACAAGTCGCGCGGCGAGGCCCGCAACGGCTAG
- a CDS encoding FadR family transcriptional regulator, giving the protein MLRPVKKTRLYEDVVAQIQKLVRTKKLSPGDKLPSERELAVALGIGRPSVREALRTLDSMGLIEVRSGQGAFLRNLSLDPYLASIRDSLAFLLDVREETLLELWEVRQGLEEQMARLAARRRSALDLERLRGLTGEMERGLGAPEEVVRSGMAFHRALCEAAGNAVLLTVWEAIAGLIEKSQRRIIGVPGQPREAFAKHEALLAAVEAGDAEGARRAMREHMEAEEAHLRGALASARPEGPGRGGRNGKAKREGALKKAAKAV; this is encoded by the coding sequence TTGCTCCGCCCGGTCAAGAAGACCCGCCTCTACGAGGACGTCGTCGCCCAGATCCAGAAACTCGTCCGCACGAAGAAGCTCTCCCCGGGCGACAAGCTCCCCTCCGAGCGCGAGCTGGCCGTCGCGCTGGGCATCGGGCGCCCCTCGGTGCGCGAGGCGCTCCGCACCCTGGACAGCATGGGGCTCATCGAGGTCCGCAGCGGCCAGGGCGCCTTCCTCCGCAACCTGAGCCTCGACCCTTACCTCGCCTCCATCCGCGACAGCCTGGCCTTCCTGCTCGACGTGCGGGAGGAGACCCTGCTCGAGCTGTGGGAGGTGCGCCAGGGGCTCGAGGAGCAGATGGCCCGCCTCGCCGCCCGCCGCCGGAGCGCACTGGACCTGGAGCGCCTCCGGGGGCTCACCGGGGAGATGGAGCGCGGCCTGGGGGCGCCCGAGGAGGTGGTGCGCTCGGGCATGGCCTTCCACCGCGCGCTGTGCGAGGCGGCGGGCAACGCCGTCCTCCTCACGGTGTGGGAGGCCATCGCGGGCCTCATCGAGAAGAGCCAGCGTCGCATCATCGGGGTGCCGGGCCAGCCGCGGGAGGCCTTCGCGAAGCACGAGGCGCTCCTCGCGGCCGTGGAGGCCGGGGACGCCGAGGGGGCGCGGCGAGCGATGCGCGAGCACATGGAGGCCGAGGAGGCGCACCTGCGCGGGGCGCTGGCCTCCGCCCGCCCGGAAGGGCCCGGGCGCGGCGGCCGCAACGGCAAGGCGAAAAGGGAGGGCGCGCTCAAGAAGGCGGCGAAGGCGGTGTGA
- a CDS encoding molybdopterin guanine dinucleotide-containing S/N-oxide reductase: protein MTHDEKLLPHSSHWGAFRARVLGGRLIGVEPFEKDKNPSPLLGSIPGALYHETRIPQPMVRAGWLERGPESRERRGEEAFVPVSWEVALDLVADELKRVKEAHGNASIFGGSYGWGSAGRFHQAKVQLHRFLNTIGGFTAQVHTYSIAAGYAILPYAFGDHAACQGPLTSWDSIARHARLVVMFGGLPLKNVQVCHGGPVEHATLHWLGRAREAGVEFVNVSPLREDAPDLLGAEWIAPRPNTDTALMLGLAHTLRAEGLHDRGFLARCCAGYEKFERYLLGLDDGRPKDAGWAARICEVEAEAIRRLARRMAAGRTLVMVTWSLQRADHGEQPFWAAVALAAMLGQIGLPGGGLGFGYGSMGGMGNPKLEVGGPSMSPGRNPTGSFIPVARIADMLLHPGGRYTFDCGERTYPDIQLVYWCGGNPFHHHQDLNRLVQAWKRPGTVVVHEPWWTPAARHADIVLPATTTLERNDIGACANDRFLIAMHQAVEPVGGARDDFGILSDLAARLGTREAFTEGRTEMEWVRHLYEETGKKASAKGVSLPDFDAFWREGWAEIPEPEEPNILYGRFREDPEANPLKTPSGRIELFSEAIARAGLPDCPPHPAWIEPAEWLGGEAARRYPLHLVSNQPKTRLHSQMDDSGISREAKVNGREPAWLHPAEAGARGLREGDIIRVFNGRGATLAGLRLSEGVRRGVLLLPTGAWYDPAEPGRPGALDKHGNPNVLTLDKGSSGLGQGPISHTALVEVERYEGDLPPVTAFRPPAVVEG from the coding sequence ATGACCCACGACGAGAAGCTCCTCCCCCACTCCTCCCACTGGGGCGCCTTCCGCGCCCGGGTGCTGGGCGGCCGGCTGATCGGCGTCGAGCCCTTCGAGAAGGACAAGAACCCCTCGCCGCTGCTCGGCTCCATCCCCGGGGCCCTCTACCACGAGACCCGCATCCCCCAGCCCATGGTGCGGGCCGGCTGGCTCGAGCGCGGCCCCGAGAGCCGGGAGAGGCGCGGCGAGGAGGCCTTCGTCCCCGTCTCCTGGGAGGTGGCCCTCGACCTCGTGGCGGACGAGCTGAAGCGGGTGAAGGAGGCGCACGGCAACGCCTCCATCTTCGGAGGTTCCTACGGCTGGGGCAGCGCGGGCCGATTCCACCAGGCCAAGGTCCAGCTCCACCGCTTCCTGAACACCATCGGCGGCTTCACCGCCCAGGTGCACACCTATTCCATCGCCGCGGGCTACGCCATCCTCCCCTACGCCTTCGGCGACCACGCCGCCTGCCAGGGCCCCCTGACCTCCTGGGACTCCATCGCCCGGCACGCCCGGCTCGTGGTGATGTTCGGGGGGCTCCCCCTGAAGAACGTCCAGGTCTGCCACGGCGGGCCCGTCGAGCACGCCACCCTCCACTGGCTGGGCCGGGCCAGGGAGGCGGGGGTCGAGTTCGTGAACGTGAGCCCCCTGCGGGAGGACGCGCCGGACCTCCTCGGGGCCGAATGGATCGCCCCCCGGCCCAACACCGACACCGCCCTCATGCTGGGGCTCGCCCACACCCTCCGGGCCGAGGGGCTGCACGACCGCGGGTTCCTCGCCCGCTGCTGCGCGGGCTACGAGAAGTTCGAGCGCTACCTCCTGGGCCTGGACGACGGCCGGCCCAAGGACGCCGGGTGGGCGGCCCGCATCTGCGAGGTGGAGGCCGAGGCCATCCGCCGCCTCGCCCGCCGCATGGCGGCCGGGCGCACCCTCGTCATGGTCACCTGGTCCCTCCAGCGGGCGGACCACGGGGAGCAGCCCTTCTGGGCGGCGGTCGCCCTCGCGGCCATGCTGGGGCAGATCGGCCTCCCCGGCGGGGGGCTCGGCTTCGGCTACGGCTCGATGGGCGGGATGGGCAACCCCAAGCTGGAGGTGGGCGGCCCCTCCATGAGCCCGGGGCGGAACCCCACGGGGAGCTTCATCCCCGTCGCCCGCATCGCCGACATGCTGCTCCACCCGGGCGGGCGCTACACCTTCGACTGCGGGGAGCGGACCTACCCCGACATCCAGCTCGTCTACTGGTGCGGCGGGAACCCCTTCCACCACCACCAGGACCTGAACCGCCTGGTGCAAGCCTGGAAGCGGCCCGGCACCGTCGTCGTCCACGAGCCCTGGTGGACCCCCGCCGCCCGCCACGCCGACATCGTGCTCCCCGCCACCACCACCCTGGAGCGCAACGACATCGGCGCCTGCGCGAACGACCGCTTCCTCATCGCCATGCACCAGGCGGTCGAGCCAGTGGGCGGGGCGCGGGACGACTTCGGCATCCTCTCCGATCTCGCCGCGCGCCTGGGCACCCGGGAAGCCTTCACCGAGGGGCGGACCGAGATGGAGTGGGTGCGCCATCTCTACGAGGAGACGGGGAAGAAAGCCTCCGCGAAGGGCGTCTCCCTGCCGGACTTCGACGCCTTCTGGCGCGAGGGCTGGGCCGAGATCCCCGAGCCCGAGGAGCCGAACATCCTCTACGGCAGGTTCCGCGAGGACCCGGAGGCGAACCCCCTCAAGACCCCCTCGGGCAGGATCGAGCTCTTCTCCGAGGCCATCGCGCGCGCGGGCCTCCCGGACTGCCCTCCGCATCCGGCCTGGATCGAGCCGGCCGAGTGGCTGGGGGGCGAGGCGGCGAGGCGCTATCCCCTCCACCTCGTCTCGAACCAACCCAAGACCCGGCTCCACAGCCAGATGGACGACAGCGGGATCAGCCGCGAGGCCAAAGTGAATGGCCGCGAGCCGGCCTGGCTCCACCCGGCCGAGGCCGGGGCGCGGGGGCTCAGGGAGGGCGACATCATCCGCGTCTTCAACGGGCGCGGCGCCACCCTCGCCGGGCTGCGCCTGAGCGAGGGGGTGCGCCGGGGGGTGCTGCTCCTGCCGACTGGGGCCTGGTACGACCCCGCCGAGCCGGGCCGCCCCGGCGCCCTCGACAAGCACGGCAACCCCAACGTCTTGACCCTCGACAAGGGGAGCTCCGGCCTGGGCCAGGGCCCCATCTCCCACACGGCTTTGGTCGAGGTGGAGCGCTACGAGGGCGATCTCCCCCCCGTCACCGCCTTCCGCCCCCCGGCGGTGGTGGAGGGATGA
- a CDS encoding DUF5615 family PIN-like protein encodes MKILVDMNLSPSWVPILERSGFPAVHWSGVGEGSALDPVVLGWARDNGCVVFTNDLDFGIILATARAAGPSVIQVRTQDVTPDHLSGIVVAALREHQELLERGALITIDESRLRARILPLVQ; translated from the coding sequence GTGAAAATCCTTGTAGACATGAACCTTTCCCCGTCGTGGGTGCCTATCCTTGAGCGTAGCGGTTTTCCCGCCGTTCACTGGTCGGGTGTGGGTGAGGGCAGTGCGCTTGATCCGGTAGTCCTAGGCTGGGCGCGTGACAACGGCTGCGTTGTCTTCACCAACGATCTAGACTTCGGAATCATTCTGGCTACCGCCCGGGCGGCTGGCCCTAGTGTCATTCAGGTGCGGACGCAGGATGTAACGCCCGATCATCTTAGCGGCATTGTCGTGGCGGCTTTACGCGAGCATCAAGAGCTCCTGGAGCGGGGTGCCTTGATCACTATCGACGAGTCTCGTCTCCGGGCGCGGATTCTTCCTCTCGTTCAGTAG
- a CDS encoding DUF433 domain-containing protein — MKDLTRITADPQVMGGKPCIRGLRVTVGTIVGLMAAGHSKEEILRLYPYLEEPDIAEALAYAAWRAEEIEVQLGRP; from the coding sequence ATGAAGGACCTTACGAGGATCACCGCCGACCCACAGGTGATGGGGGGGAAACCCTGCATCCGAGGCCTTCGGGTTACCGTGGGAACGATCGTTGGCCTCATGGCTGCCGGCCATTCCAAGGAAGAGATCCTCAGGCTTTATCCCTACCTTGAGGAACCCGACATCGCTGAGGCCCTCGCCTACGCGGCCTGGCGTGCAGAAGAGATCGAGGTCCAGCTCGGTCGCCCGTGA
- a CDS encoding sugar phosphate isomerase/epimerase, whose amino-acid sequence MDSTFSLSAHLFAYEALSGDHLREAAGAGFRRVELWAMTPHFDAGDPAALARLKGWLRELSLEAASFHAPFYADLSEARAGRFLSLAHPDRAAREDALARTERAMRALAETGARVAVLHPSGAAGDAEENLRASLERLLPLAETLGLTLALENIPAPLGRPEALAGFLGRMDHPRLRACIDAGHARITEGGGAAGAYARLAPWCAATHIHDNDGRRDEHLVPGEGAVDWGAFAGALEAAGYGGALTFEIKRREEPYRDTLSRLKEAARRLAPQREPR is encoded by the coding sequence TTGGACTCGACTTTCAGCCTCTCCGCCCATCTTTTCGCCTACGAGGCCCTCTCCGGGGACCACCTGCGCGAGGCCGCCGGGGCGGGCTTCCGCCGGGTGGAGCTCTGGGCCATGACGCCCCACTTCGACGCGGGCGACCCGGCCGCGCTCGCGCGCCTGAAGGGCTGGCTCCGGGAGCTCTCCCTCGAGGCCGCGAGCTTCCACGCCCCTTTCTACGCCGATCTGTCCGAGGCCCGGGCCGGGCGCTTCCTCTCCCTGGCCCACCCCGACCGGGCCGCGCGCGAGGACGCCCTCGCCCGCACCGAGCGGGCCATGCGCGCCCTCGCGGAGACGGGGGCGAGGGTGGCCGTCCTCCATCCCTCCGGCGCGGCCGGGGACGCGGAGGAGAACCTCCGGGCGAGCCTGGAGCGCCTCCTCCCCCTGGCCGAGACGCTGGGCCTCACCCTGGCGCTCGAGAACATCCCGGCCCCGCTGGGCCGGCCGGAGGCGCTGGCGGGCTTCCTCGGGCGGATGGATCACCCCCGGCTCAGGGCCTGCATCGACGCGGGCCACGCCCGCATCACGGAGGGCGGGGGGGCGGCCGGCGCCTACGCGCGCCTCGCCCCCTGGTGCGCGGCCACTCACATCCACGACAACGACGGCCGGCGGGACGAGCATCTCGTCCCCGGCGAGGGCGCGGTGGACTGGGGCGCCTTCGCGGGGGCCCTCGAGGCGGCCGGGTACGGTGGAGCGCTCACCTTCGAGATCAAGCGCCGCGAGGAGCCCTACCGGGATACTCTTTCACGCCTGAAGGAGGCCGCCCGGCGGCTCGCGCCCCAGAGGGAGCCGCGATGA